TCTCATTCTGTGAACTGCCTGTGtatgatcaaataaaaagattCACAACATTATCTGTGATCCTCTGTCTCTAAAGGGCTGGATTCCTTGCTCCTGCCACTCCGACAGTCAGATATGTGCCTGGTTTGCATTGCCTTTGCTTCATGGGTACTGAAGACTGCAAACCCACAAGTTGGAGATGCCTGGAAAGCTGGTATGCTAGTTCATACGTAGCAGTAATTTAGTTTCATATAACTGAAAGCCTGCACATGCAGCTTTTTAAAGACTGAAATTACACAGTAGTTATTCTGTCacagtgtatttgtgttcatTCTCTAATAAGTAACACAATGACTAACCTTTTCGTTGTATTGTACTTTCACAGTTCTGTTGGCAAACGTAAGTGCCCTGTCAGCAATCCGATACCTGCGTAAGTACGTCAAGATGGAGGCGGCAGCTAGCGAGAAGGAATTACATCACAACTGAGGCCTGATCTCTCTGCCCTCGATACACGTCACCATTGAAATTATCAATTTTCCCGTGAATCCTGGATCTGAGTCACTGCAGGACCTAGTTCCTTGGACGAATATGACACGTGTTTAGTGTGCTGTTCCATGATTGCTCTGTAACTGCTTTATTAACTCAAGTTTCACCGACGCCTTCATAGAATGGAAAGAGTTTCGTTTAATAACAGCTGTTCTGCTTCGGCAGGGCGAGATGAGACGTGTATTTATCGGACAGGAGACTTTACAGGTTTGAGACGATTGTAAATGAGGTTTCAGTGAGTGAGATTAGCAGCAAAGCTCGGCTGAGTTGAGGATGTTTGATGAACTTGTGATAAATGGATTAACTTGAATCCctgaaaaacaatttaaatggtGCTGTTGGAGCATGTTTTGTTTCCACTACTTTTATGTAGCAGCTGATTTTATCCAAAGGGACTCTGTTGACTATTTCATGATATGAATGAGATCATATCTGTTGCAACATTTTCCACTATGACAAAACCCCCATAGTTGTTATTGTGTCATTTATTTGGGAGCTGTATTCTTTGCCAGTGTTcttattatgtattttatgaatTTGATTTTCATGATAGATGATTTATAGAAGACTGTACAGTATTTTATCTAAGTTGCTCTGTGAGCTGTTCATATTTCGTGGATCGACGTCAGTTTAACAACATTAAATTGAattgtgtgcagtgtgttgttATTCCTCTGAATATTCCTGGAGTTTCAGCTTTCCaaacactagagggcagcacaagCTCACATGATAATATGAATTGGATCAGCTGAGTGAGCTGCAGTTTTCAAGTAATTAATAATAATCCAAAATGCCCTAGAAATCTAATCTAGGTCAAAATAATTAGTTTGATTTAATACATTATGATAAACTTATTCAACATAATTTCCAAGTATTCAGAAGAGATATTTCTTCACtaatattaatgtatttttctccAGTAGATGGCGTGGTGGAGCTATAAAATGCATTGTGTCCTGCTGTTACAGAATTTTCATACAAACACTCAGCTGATTGGATTTTTATGCAGTTTTCATGCATTTCACTGATAGGGACCAATTTTGGCTTTTAAAGCCCAGAAAGGGAGGGAATCCTACATGAATGATATCTTGTTGGTTTTTCACATCATTTCATCAAATATAATCAGTTTCACTCATCAGCTTTATCTTGTTTCAAAAGAGCAAATATATGCAGTAGtatactgtatttactgtaacaTACATACAACAGATTTAACAGTCccataaaaataagaataaacgGATATACGGGATTAACTTCTACTTTTATtgccaaatataaataaacacctCAAACAAAAATGGAAACGAGGAAGCCATACAGTTATCAGTACAATGCTGTAGTGACAGCAGCACCTTTAAGGCAGTCCGTTAAAGCCACATCTATTTGTCTTAATgtatcataataaaataatatatgtacaacatttacaaaaatatacatCCTTGACTATAACAAGCCCTCTTGGAATGCTTTTTATAGCTTTCAgctgaaacaaaaagacatttaacaGCATGTTAGAAAATACTTATATAATTAAAAACGGTCAGTTCTTGCACTCGTATGAAAGCTTTAGTGCAACCAGCTGTCTTCTCTGTCGAATGCTACATCACAAACAGACAGCTGAAGTGCGACTCTGTCACTttcataatatttttatttagccTGCTGCTTTGCATACTTGCACTCATCGTCCGACTGCTCAACTGCCCAACCTCTGACAACGCAGGTCTCTTGATCTGCCGGTTCACACTGTacacagcaggagcagcacagGCTGTGCTGGTTGGCTTTTATTATCCCTCTGATAGAGATCTGTTGTTTGCACACGTCCAGACGAGTGGCCCGgctattgttttgttttatgaccATCTTTGCTGGGTCGCCATGGCACCAAGGCCTCTGGCCCCATAGTCTAATCCTGTCCAGTGTGTCGAAATTCCAGACGTTGGCTGATTCATTCCAGTATCACAGTCGTACTCCCAAATGTTGTCATAGTCCATTTCCTGGTcatctggttctgttggttCGAGGTACGAGTGGTGATCTATAGGAGCGAGAGAAGATTCCCAGGCTTTTAGTTCTGAACAATGAAAGACAAAACATCGCCTTGACTGAATAAACTTTGACATAGCTCCAAAGCACTTATGGTGTGATTGGCTTTATTCCAACGTGTAAACAGTCAAACTGCCAGTGCAACATGCCACTGCTACTCCACCTTCATTCTTTCTAAAGATACAGCAACATGCAGCCTGCCAGATAAAATCACTTGTTATATCATAGCACGGTTAAGACTTAATCTAAAGTAAATTCTAGTCTTGTTTTATGTGATAAAAGAACCTGTAGAAACGTGTGTGAGACAGTTGTGTGCTGTCAGTCACATTGCACCGTGTTCTCTTAATTCCATCCAATGGAATTTAGAGCCACAATGGCTGTAATGGTATCGGctcatttgtgtgtttcctgcactTTCAGTTCCGTAGCTTTTAACCTTCTGTCTACCTGCTGACAGACCAGAGAGTTAAATCAGTCCAGAGCGTCTGCCGTGTTTAATTTAAGGTATAATGGAGTGTGAGCTATGTTGTGTGTCCTTGCTGGTGCTTAGGAAGGCAGCAGCCAGTGTTGACTTTCATAACTGACACTTGTGGGGAAATACGATGCTGCAGTGTTTGCTATGATTTGAATGAGCACCCACCGTTGCTCAATAGAAATATAGATTCTATGCAGCCGTGCAATGAAAACAAGCACGCTCCTCTTTTTGTTTGACACAATGAGGCATGTTTAATCAACTGATCTTTTTTTGGTCAGGACAGTAATTTTGTAATGATTTATGATCAACTGTTGAACATGCAGTCAACACACGTGTGcactaatacacacaaacagaagaacgTTTGATCAGGTTCATGGGTGCATGCCCTCAGTTGTTACCTGGTGAGTAGCCGTAAGGGAGCTGAGAGGTGTTCCTCGAAGAGCTCGACGGGAGAATCATCTGTCGACAGAtgtgaaagggagagaaagttACGTCCCGTGTtcaactcaaacaaacattCTCATATTTCATGAAAATATCAAAGACTGTTTCACATATGGCACCTGTTCAAACATCACCTGCAGAACAAGTGTATAAACTTGCTCTGCTACCACACAGAGCTCCATCGCTGCACTTTGCACCACTACATTCCAGGAACAGGAGCGTCCTGAGAGATGAGTACTGTAATGTTTCTCACCTGCTCTTGCAGTTGGCCGGGCACGGGCAGGAGCTTTAGCCTGGAGACGGCCTCGGCTCTCTGCTCTGCGTGGCTTTGAGGACCTTCCATGTCCAGGCTCAGAGCCTGTCCCTGGGTGTTGGTCAGAACCAGGCTTCTCCTGCCGCGCTTGCCCATGGGAGGGGTGTGGAGCTGGAAGGAGGGCGGtaggagctgctgctgctgctgctggtggtggaggtggtgcatGTGGTGTTGAATTGGCTCTTGCCAGCTCTCCTCCTTTAATAAAATTCATAAAACGTTGATTTAGTAATGAGGGTAAATCTTGTTATTAAGAAATtacttttgaattatttaagtGTGTGACCAATTTGATGTGACCAGAGACTAGCAAATATTATAAACTTAATTCTTAAAGGTAAACACACGTTCAgtaattaatttgaatataCAGACCCAGAATAAATAATTGCTGGTTGTTATTAAGTCTCTGCACAAACAGTGCCTGATCTTTCTTACTTTTtcactgaagtgtgtgtgtgcgtgtgtgtgtgtgtgtgtctgcgatgCTTGATATCAGAGAGGCTGTGCAGGTGTAAATTGAACCTATGGATCCAGTATCATTGACCCACTTACCAATGGCATGGCCTCATCCAGGGAGTAGATTTCGGGACTGCACGGCTCGTCGTACAGCGGCGATAAGGGTTGTCGGGGAGTGCACATGTCCGAGTGGCGCTGTGGGCCGTTCAGGGAGTAGTTCAGGGATGTTTGAGGTGTGCTCCAGCTGTTCGACTAATCAGAAAAAGGTTcggacagacagaggcaggagtTAGTTTAAAACACCAGCTGATGAGAGGCATATCAATCACTTATTTCCCCTCGTCTCATCTGACTTTCTCTCACATGCTCCTCAGATTCACATGAGCCAATAACATAAACCAGATCCGATTACCAAGTAGAGGATTTGGACTAATGCCAGTTCTGATCTGCAGCAGTGCTATGCGTTGTCTCATAAATCAgctgtcagtgttgtgtttaaaacTCTTAACTGCCATACGTAATGCGAGGATGTTCCATCAGTGAAGGTTTAGTGATTGGTGGCTTTGTTTATCGTAATTAAATGTAATAGAGGTCTCATTCTTTGCACTATCACATAAATTATTCTTTCAGCGTCGATTCTGCACTATTATCTCATTTGTTATCACATATCATGACCCCACTTGTCCTCCTGCTCGTATCTATTTTAGTAGCTGCACACGTGACATGTAAAATAAGTCAACGGTCTCTGAGGGAATATTCGGTTATCGGGTTAGACGCCAGACTGAATTACCTTGACAAGTGGGGCTTTCTCCAGCCGCTGCGGGCTGACATGGTGCAGGGCAGAGTATGGCGTGCTGTAGACCTGAGACCCCACCGAGCTCTCGGCAGGCTGGAGGTAGGAGTTGTGCTGCGGTGAGGAGTAGCGCAGTGACAAAGGTCGTAGGTCACGCTCGGGCCTGGTGTGGGAAGACATGCTGTTGTTCCTGCTGCCCAGGCGGGCGGTCTCGGCTGAGGAGGGGCGGCTGGAGCTGTACTGTACGGAGAACAAACACAACCAGGGCAAGAGTCAGCCAAGAGTCATAGCCAGTGCTGGGATGTATATTCGTTACAGTACCTGTACTCACATGGTTCTATTTTCAGTTACTTTCTACTTTTACTCCACGACATATACTTTATCATCAAATATACCGTATGTACTTTGTACCTcactacattttttacaatgcattgtgttacatgttcacatttgattatatttttcataaataatgaataacgAGGGGGAATTGGTCCATAGATCCAATCAGAtcattagaccccgcctcctgctgcagcagcattaCTGGGGATgaagaaacacctgaaacaCCACCTAGATTCAGCCATTAAAACTGACAATATGTTTTCAGGAGCATCATCTGAAGCTTTCTTTATAAATAAGTAGTCTGTACtattaaatcaaactgaatataCAGTAGGCTCAGTTAATGATGTAGTAGACTATTGCATTAGGGAAGAGGACTTAATActataaagtatatttaaaaacaagtattacttttacttgagtagaAACGTTAATGTGGTACTTCTACTTTTACACAGATAGAGTCAGAGATTTTAACCAGTGAGTCCTTGTAGAGCAAATATATGAAACAGTTTCTCCTGTTTACatcattgttttttatcttcattttgtgtttttggagaAAAGAGTCTCTATCAATTTAATAGGGTGAGCGGTGGTTCAGCTGAACAACAACTTGTCTTCTGGGCATTGAGCCCCCTCCTCGCTCAATTGAGTGGGTTAGTCGACCTACACAGCCGCTCTCCTGGGGGAGTTAGCTTAGATGTCCTGATAGAGCTGAGAGTTTCAGTACTTCTTAAACATCTTTGCTGAATCAGACTTTATTAACCGCGTATTTCTCTATACCAATAAAAACTtactaaaaaatataaatattataaaaaactgttatgatttttttattgaaaggCCTGAGGATTCCCTATTCCTCCTCTGTGGGTGCAAGAGGAGCCGTTAGGTATCTAGACCTCACTTAATAATTAACTTTGTAAAGGACATGTGTTGCTGCTCAGCTccaccaaaacaaacatttgttctATGTCTAAAGCTAAATCCGTCCACATTTATATCTGTGCTAATATTGTACTGATGGTGCATTAATTAGTCCAGGAACAGTTGAACGTGAGAATTGACACATGGCTGACTTACACAGAGCGGTTCAGCGTATCCTGGGGTGAGGGGGTTGTCTTCATGAATGGGTAGCTGAAGGTTGTGGGGCCCACGTCCGCTTGTCGACTGGCTGAACTTAAGGGACTCACTTCGTCCTTGGCTGTTTCCACTCCACCTGTCGAACTGTGGAGCCTAGAAATAACAGGACCcagaaattaaacatttaaaaaaagatattttgacCAAGACCAAATTTGACAAATGTAGTTATTGTAAATCATATCATAgttattttgatttgatttacaaaAGAGGCAGGGCCATGTTGTCTGTGTGCTCTTTCACTTCTACTCATACTTGAACCCTCCCATGTCCCCACAGGTTCACAAACCAAGTGTGGATAGCTTCCTTGATAGTTATGGATAGTTACAGTTGTGAACAATGTAATAGTTTGTGGTCCGTgaaaggaaggggggggggggtctcaccTCTTTTTGCGTCGGAGTGTAGATGATGTCATACacagggggcgggggggtgagAACAGGCACGTCAGCAGCTTTGAAATGCTGGATCCAGTCGCAGAACGTGGTCCTATCCAGACACGAAACCACTATGGGGTTGATGAGCTTCCCTGGGAagagaggagcgggggggggggggacaaaggCTGTCATTCGGTCCAGTCGCTCGCTGGAATGTGCTATAGTCAG
The sequence above is drawn from the Hippoglossus hippoglossus isolate fHipHip1 chromosome 7, fHipHip1.pri, whole genome shotgun sequence genome and encodes:
- the plekhn1 gene encoding probable pleckstrin homology domain-containing family N member 1 isoform X2; this encodes MGSSMSCVPQHNFRFSSKSFIRRNSSRLFRKNYPQEGQEKSNSIINILCTVTPRKEMCQKDLQSIDNIKWNPPFPYDPASGWKKSSINVKNYGRMIHSSKVRFRFLQCQDIHDCYLDLFQTHLHFVSNNTTGLTYQGTLPLKELSICNLQQNCNHSQPQEFAFQINGVSLSSIIVYCANQDELDLWFGLLKESIEANGGTATTTENFTRVKLNQDKAPEGREELRNSINREPIYEWEGSQRDSLGPITYVTKVRLQHLPCQEQSDRLLVMYPATLIILSEENDGLFYKGKLPLNMITVTTPCQDVKPNTFMIEGKLINPIVVSCLDRTTFCDWIQHFKAADVPVLTPPPPVYDIIYTPTQKEAPQFDRWSGNSQGRSESLKFSQSTSGRGPHNLQLPIHEDNPLTPGYAEPLCYSRPSSAETARLGSRNNSMSSHTRPERDLRPLSLRYSSPQHNSYLQPAESSVGSQVYSTPYSALHHVSPQRLEKAPLVKSNSWSTPQTSLNYSLNGPQRHSDMCTPRQPLSPLYDEPCSPEIYSLDEAMPLEESWQEPIQHHMHHLHHQQQQQQLLPPSFQLHTPPMGKRGRRSLVLTNTQGQALSLDMEGPQSHAEQRAEAVSRLKLLPVPGQLQEQMILPSSSSRNTSQLPYGYSPDHHSYLEPTEPDDQEMDYDNIWEYDCDTGMNQPTSGISTHWTGLDYGARGLGAMATQQRWS
- the plekhn1 gene encoding probable pleckstrin homology domain-containing family N member 1 isoform X1 produces the protein MGSSMSCVPQHNFRFSSKSFIRRNSSRLFRKNYPQEGQEKSNSIINILCTVTPRKEMCQKDLQSIDNIKWNPPFPYDPASGWKKSSINVKNYGRMIHSSKVRFRFLQCQDIHDCYLDLFQTHLHFVSNNTTGLTYQGTLPLKELSICNLQQNCNHSQPQEFAFQINGVSLSSIIVYCANQDELDLWFGLLKESIEANGGTATTTENFTRVKLNQDKAPEGREELRNSINREPIYEWEGSQRDSLGPITYVTKVRLQHLPCQEQSDRLLVMYPATLIILSEENDGLFYKGKLPLNMITVTTPCQDVKPNTFMIEGKLINPIVVSCLDRTTFCDWIQHFKAADVPVLTPPPPVYDIIYTPTQKEAPQFDRWSGNSQGRSESLKFSQSTSGRGPHNLQLPIHEDNPLTPGYAEPLCYSSSRPSSAETARLGSRNNSMSSHTRPERDLRPLSLRYSSPQHNSYLQPAESSVGSQVYSTPYSALHHVSPQRLEKAPLVKSNSWSTPQTSLNYSLNGPQRHSDMCTPRQPLSPLYDEPCSPEIYSLDEAMPLEESWQEPIQHHMHHLHHQQQQQQLLPPSFQLHTPPMGKRGRRSLVLTNTQGQALSLDMEGPQSHAEQRAEAVSRLKLLPVPGQLQEQMILPSSSSRNTSQLPYGYSPDHHSYLEPTEPDDQEMDYDNIWEYDCDTGMNQPTSGISTHWTGLDYGARGLGAMATQQRWS